In Methanonatronarchaeum sp. AMET-Sl, one genomic interval encodes:
- the cas10 gene encoding type III-A CRISPR-associated protein Cas10/Csm1: MSEFITDLRFGSLLHDIGKFQWRAETRDNHPVLGEEFARNLGFDGSVSKAVLGHHSSGIEGFEDLILKVSEADRLSASERESDEEGKNAFEEPLRSIFSFIVTKKESYVPEENIRFQPLVPTSYRNVNTLTDEEVDKELEKTARYHYPKTVKDQAFLERSPNGLYKELWRSMQGELGRVSPNKDKQFFNTLYYILRKYTSQIPSAAYYNVPDISLFDHLRTTCSISECLYKGDGENLSIIGGDLSGIQSFIYNLKSPEEEGTQKGLAKRVRGRSFLVNILNDTIADYIVDELDLSIASKLWCSGGHFYILGPASIEDEVRACRKSVNNMLLERFEGDISSIITAKQFDKKKIHEEFPELAYEVSNDIEAKKSKKFIDSLDASDFVLERSKGGPCKVCGNRMDKEGVKCSSCERLERIGGKLPKIEYLLKLNGEIDNEPDLSFPEVNTHWYLLKDQQELFNTLNQIENCFSGEAFVFKVNSTDFLEEAVVEHQEKLDIPLSFGFKFIGNATPFKEIGEKAVKSFDEMSSHGRIGYLRMDVDDLGAIVTTGLKRSSKDRLGEKNKYTISRFANLSRYLNEFFVGHLNAIAKKHNAYINYSGGDDVFIVGDWKDILKCSLDIKNRFNEFSAENPNITISAGISIAKEKFPIGRASKRSGNYLDEYSKKVKFKENEIAPKNMITVFGETVPWKSKSNFGAESNEFYYTFDELFEKGEWLYSLLQEDKISMSFIYSILNYKDMTFTERYGNREDKKSSETKKGKENSKEAEYGYLEPSFVSLNEAIKRKRYLPHFKEMLVRNIDTETSLFEELDTEIPKIVPWARIPVSIVSYKHREMEVE; the protein is encoded by the coding sequence ATGTCTGAGTTTATTACTGATTTAAGGTTTGGTTCTTTGTTGCATGATATTGGTAAGTTCCAGTGGAGAGCTGAAACTAGGGATAATCATCCGGTGTTGGGGGAGGAGTTTGCTAGGAATCTTGGTTTTGATGGATCTGTTTCTAAGGCTGTTTTAGGGCATCATTCTTCGGGTATTGAGGGTTTTGAAGATTTGATTTTAAAGGTGTCTGAGGCTGATCGGCTTTCTGCTAGTGAGAGAGAATCGGATGAAGAGGGTAAGAATGCTTTTGAAGAGCCTCTTCGCTCTATATTCTCGTTTATAGTTACTAAGAAGGAGAGTTATGTGCCGGAAGAGAATATTAGGTTTCAGCCTCTTGTTCCAACTAGTTATCGTAATGTGAATACTTTAACGGATGAAGAGGTTGATAAGGAGCTTGAGAAAACTGCCAGGTATCATTATCCTAAAACTGTAAAAGACCAGGCTTTTTTAGAAAGGTCTCCAAATGGCTTGTATAAAGAATTATGGCGGTCTATGCAAGGAGAGTTAGGTAGAGTCAGTCCAAATAAAGATAAACAGTTTTTTAATACTTTATATTACATATTAAGGAAATATACTTCTCAAATTCCTTCTGCAGCATACTATAACGTTCCTGATATATCTTTGTTTGACCACTTAAGGACAACCTGCTCTATATCTGAATGTCTTTATAAAGGTGACGGGGAGAATCTTTCAATAATCGGTGGGGACCTATCCGGTATACAGAGTTTTATTTACAATTTGAAATCGCCTGAAGAAGAAGGAACGCAGAAAGGTCTTGCCAAAAGAGTTCGTGGCAGATCTTTTCTTGTCAATATCTTGAATGACACTATTGCAGATTATATAGTTGATGAGTTGGATTTAAGTATTGCATCGAAGCTGTGGTGTTCTGGTGGACATTTCTATATTTTAGGTCCCGCTTCAATTGAGGATGAAGTACGGGCATGTAGAAAGAGCGTTAACAATATGTTGCTTGAGAGGTTTGAGGGAGATATTTCTTCAATAATAACTGCTAAACAGTTTGATAAAAAAAAGATTCATGAAGAGTTTCCTGAATTGGCTTATGAAGTTTCAAATGACATCGAGGCTAAAAAAAGTAAGAAGTTTATTGATTCACTGGATGCTTCTGATTTTGTTTTGGAAAGAAGTAAAGGTGGGCCATGCAAGGTCTGTGGTAACCGAATGGATAAAGAGGGAGTTAAATGTAGTAGCTGCGAAAGGTTAGAAAGAATCGGAGGTAAGTTACCTAAAATTGAATACCTACTTAAATTAAATGGGGAGATAGATAATGAACCGGACCTTAGTTTCCCTGAAGTTAATACACACTGGTACCTACTGAAAGACCAGCAAGAGTTATTTAACACGTTAAATCAGATTGAAAATTGTTTTAGTGGAGAAGCATTTGTTTTTAAGGTTAACAGCACTGATTTCTTAGAAGAAGCTGTGGTTGAACACCAAGAAAAACTTGATATACCGCTTTCATTTGGATTCAAGTTTATTGGAAATGCAACGCCATTTAAAGAAATCGGTGAGAAAGCTGTTAAATCATTTGATGAAATGTCTAGTCATGGTAGAATCGGGTATCTCAGGATGGATGTGGATGACCTTGGAGCAATAGTAACCACCGGATTGAAGCGTTCTTCTAAGGATAGATTAGGTGAAAAAAATAAATACACGATATCAAGATTTGCCAACCTATCAAGATACCTTAATGAATTTTTCGTAGGCCATCTGAACGCTATAGCTAAAAAACACAACGCTTATATTAACTATAGTGGTGGAGATGATGTCTTTATAGTTGGTGATTGGAAAGATATTTTGAAATGCAGTTTAGACATTAAAAACCGGTTTAATGAATTTTCTGCTGAAAACCCGAACATCACTATATCAGCAGGAATATCAATCGCAAAAGAAAAATTCCCTATCGGTAGAGCCTCTAAAAGATCCGGTAACTATCTAGACGAATACTCAAAGAAAGTAAAGTTTAAAGAAAATGAGATTGCTCCAAAAAACATGATTACAGTGTTTGGAGAAACCGTTCCATGGAAATCTAAGTCAAATTTTGGTGCAGAATCCAATGAATTTTATTATACATTTGATGAGCTATTTGAAAAAGGAGAATGGCTATATAGTCTTTTACAAGAAGATAAGATCTCAATGTCCTTTATCTATTCTATATTAAATTATAAAGATATGACTTTCACTGAAAGATATGGAAATAGGGAAGACAAAAAAAGCTCAGAAACAAAAAAAGGAAAGGAAAATTCTAAGGAAGCAGAATATGGCTATCTTGAACCTTCTTTTGTTTCTTTGAATGAAGCTATAAAAAGAAAAAGATACCTGCCTCATTTTAAAGAGATGTTGGTTAGAAATATCGATACTGAAACCTCTCTTTTTGAAGAATTAGATACTGAAATACCTAAGATTGTTCCTTGGGCCCGTATTCCTGTTTCAATTGTTAGTTATAAACATAGAGAGATGGAGGTAGAATAA
- a CDS encoding winged helix-turn-helix domain-containing protein yields the protein MKNLSRQPPNHTKNNQNKQTRLQLYNLNQTDRKLLYLLNQGYYLTQIANQLNLTISGVYRSAQKLEKLQIIERTGNTKPVQYKILLDNIPHTNGFAPGVQATAENPLLEIHGALIKFSNLNQLHSQLEDGRDKLPGLKFFYRVDDSPYNRTDYLFRFGEYEIRVTTKSGLVKKLPDNRYRAPIDLTNTIESNEGLVFPFEEEEERVLERTKNMFVSFLKRLRLESNGQLKIGALNNIGFEGWTQKREYAFNYGEDKVRLSKTRNGVRLALKDLPDGWLDHSPLPGMKAEVEGLRTLAQDLGLVRALRSQGIVTEQLLDLKLRELVEELQFDFISQRDKGEEILEFKETQKNLAKVLKDLNDAMSELTQLNDRSCDEGVEEVCVDEDLDFNGMYY from the coding sequence GTGAAAAACCTGTCAAGACAGCCCCCTAACCACACAAAAAACAACCAAAACAAACAAACCAGACTCCAACTATACAACCTAAACCAAACAGACCGCAAACTCCTCTACCTATTAAATCAAGGTTATTATCTCACCCAAATAGCAAACCAATTGAATTTAACAATTTCTGGTGTTTATCGGAGTGCACAGAAACTGGAAAAACTCCAAATAATCGAGAGAACCGGGAACACAAAACCAGTACAATACAAAATATTACTCGATAATATACCGCATACCAATGGTTTTGCACCGGGGGTGCAGGCGACAGCGGAGAATCCTTTGTTGGAGATACATGGAGCCCTAATCAAATTCTCCAACTTGAACCAGTTGCATAGTCAACTTGAGGATGGCCGGGATAAATTACCGGGCCTGAAGTTTTTTTATCGGGTTGATGATAGTCCTTATAATCGTACTGATTATTTATTTAGGTTTGGTGAATATGAGATCCGGGTTACCACAAAATCTGGCTTGGTTAAGAAATTGCCAGATAATCGGTATAGGGCTCCAATAGACCTCACCAACACAATTGAATCTAATGAGGGCCTAGTATTTCCTTTTGAGGAAGAGGAGGAAAGGGTGTTGGAGCGAACTAAAAATATGTTTGTTTCTTTTTTGAAGAGGTTGCGGTTGGAGTCCAACGGCCAACTAAAAATCGGAGCCCTAAATAATATTGGTTTTGAGGGTTGGACTCAGAAACGGGAGTATGCATTCAACTATGGAGAAGACAAAGTACGGCTCTCTAAGACTCGGAATGGTGTTAGGTTAGCTCTCAAGGATTTGCCGGATGGTTGGCTTGATCACTCACCACTACCAGGAATGAAGGCTGAGGTTGAGGGTCTTCGGACTTTGGCTCAAGATCTCGGTTTGGTTCGGGCGCTACGTTCCCAGGGAATTGTAACTGAACAACTACTTGACCTTAAACTACGTGAGTTAGTTGAGGAGTTACAGTTTGATTTTATTTCTCAACGTGATAAGGGAGAAGAGATTTTGGAGTTTAAGGAAACTCAAAAAAATCTTGCTAAGGTTCTTAAAGATTTGAATGATGCTATGTCAGAATTAACTCAGTTAAATGATAGGAGTTGTGATGAAGGGGTTGAGGAGGTTTGTGTTGATGAAGATTTGGATTTTAATGGGATGTATTATTGA
- a CDS encoding ribbon-helix-helix domain-containing protein, with translation MTKNKGQQINVRFNQYTIEKIEKLIQQGKFPNKSELIRTAVQRLITEQELQTKHQNKTKE, from the coding sequence ATGACAAAAAACAAAGGACAACAAATCAACGTAAGATTCAACCAATACACAATAGAAAAAATAGAAAAACTAATACAACAAGGAAAATTCCCAAACAAAAGCGAACTAATAAGAACAGCCGTACAACGACTAATAACAGAACAAGAACTACAAACAAAACACCAAAACAAAACAAAAGAATAA
- a CDS encoding ribbon-helix-helix domain-containing protein: MVIQKGMETKQINVKFPKQLIQQIQQIETEYTSRSELIRHAVRKHIEQQGDKK, from the coding sequence ATGGTTATACAAAAAGGTATGGAAACAAAACAAATCAACGTAAAATTCCCAAAACAACTCATACAACAAATCCAACAAATCGAAACAGAATACACAAGCAGATCAGAACTAATACGCCACGCAGTCCGAAAACACATAGAACAACAAGGAGACAAAAAATGA